The following are encoded together in the Cohaesibacter gelatinilyticus genome:
- a CDS encoding carbohydrate ABC transporter permease codes for MKKRYIIPIVYILFLMLPIYWLVAMSFKTTGEILAGFSLFPQTFTLENYKVIFTDPTWYWGYINSILYVAINTVISVVVALPAAYAFSRYKFLGDKQLFFWLLTNRMAPAAVFALPFFQLYSAIGLFDTHLAVALAHCLFNIPLAVWILEGFMGGVPKELDETAFVDGYSFPRFFATIFLPTISSGVGVAAFFCFMFSWVELLLAKTLTAVAAKPIAATMTKTASSAGYELGLLAAAGALTIIPGAIVIYFVRNYIAKGFALGRV; via the coding sequence ATGAAAAAACGCTATATTATTCCCATTGTCTATATCCTGTTCCTCATGCTGCCCATCTATTGGTTGGTAGCAATGAGCTTCAAGACAACGGGTGAAATTCTGGCTGGCTTCTCACTTTTTCCGCAGACCTTCACGCTGGAGAACTACAAAGTCATCTTCACCGATCCCACTTGGTATTGGGGTTATATCAACTCCATTCTCTATGTGGCCATCAATACCGTGATTTCCGTCGTCGTCGCTCTGCCAGCCGCTTATGCTTTCTCGCGCTATAAGTTTCTGGGTGACAAGCAGCTTTTCTTCTGGCTTCTGACCAACCGTATGGCACCAGCAGCTGTGTTTGCTCTGCCATTCTTCCAGCTCTATTCAGCAATCGGCTTGTTTGACACCCATTTGGCTGTGGCATTGGCTCATTGCCTGTTCAACATTCCGCTGGCGGTATGGATCTTGGAAGGCTTCATGGGGGGCGTGCCGAAAGAACTGGACGAAACAGCCTTTGTTGATGGCTATTCGTTCCCACGCTTCTTCGCGACTATCTTCCTGCCAACCATTTCCTCCGGTGTCGGTGTGGCTGCGTTCTTCTGCTTCATGTTCTCATGGGTCGAGCTGCTATTGGCAAAAACACTGACTGCGGTTGCTGCCAAGCCGATTGCAGCAACCATGACCAAGACGGCCTCAAGCGCTGGTTACGAGCTTGGTTTGTTGGCCGCAGCTGGCGCTCTGACCATCATTCCTGGCGCCATCGTCATCTATTTCGTCCGTAACTATATTGCTAAGGGCTTTGCCCTGGGGAGGGTATAA
- a CDS encoding ABC transporter substrate-binding protein — protein MRKILLSAVAISAMIASSSAVLADSAAAKKWVDSEFQPSVLSKDDQMKEMDWFINAAEPFKGMEINVLSEGIPTHSYESEVLTKAFFEITGIKVNHQILGEGEVVQAVQTQMQTKRNLYDAYVNDSDLIGTHSRLQLAYNLTDWMAGEGKAVTNPGLDLGDFMGTQFTTGPDGDLYQLPDQQFANLYWFRKDWFDRPDLQEKFKAKYGYDLGVPVNWSAYEDIAEFFSKDVKEIDGTAIYGHMDYGKRAPDLGWRMTDAWLSMAGAGSKGEPNGVPIDEWGIRMEKGSCNPAGASVTRGGAANGPAAVYAIRKWDEWLRNYAPPGAASYDFYQSLPALSQGNVAQQIFWYTAFTADMVKPKSEGNNTVDDAGKPLWRMAPSPHGPYWEEGQKVGYQDVGSWTILKSTPVDRAKAAWLYAQFVVSKTVDVKKSHVGLTFIRDSSVNHESFTERAGKLGGLVEFYRSPDRVAWSPTGINVPDYPKLAQLWWQQIGDVNSGAFTPQEAMDRLASEMDTIMARMERADKGANVYGGCGPRLNEEKDAEWWFKNGGAKPKLANEKPQGQTVNYDELVARWAKN, from the coding sequence ATGCGGAAAATTCTGCTATCGGCAGTCGCCATCTCTGCAATGATTGCCTCATCATCTGCTGTTCTGGCAGATAGTGCGGCAGCCAAGAAATGGGTCGATTCCGAATTCCAGCCATCTGTTCTGTCAAAAGACGATCAGATGAAGGAAATGGACTGGTTCATCAATGCAGCCGAGCCTTTCAAAGGCATGGAAATCAACGTGCTGTCTGAAGGCATCCCGACCCATTCCTACGAATCTGAAGTTCTGACCAAAGCCTTCTTCGAGATCACAGGCATCAAGGTCAATCACCAGATTCTTGGTGAGGGTGAAGTGGTTCAGGCCGTTCAGACCCAAATGCAGACCAAGCGCAATCTCTATGATGCCTATGTCAATGACTCTGATTTGATTGGTACTCACTCACGCTTGCAGCTGGCTTACAACCTGACCGACTGGATGGCAGGTGAGGGCAAGGCCGTAACCAACCCTGGCCTCGATTTGGGCGACTTCATGGGTACCCAGTTCACCACTGGCCCTGATGGCGATTTGTACCAGCTGCCAGATCAGCAATTTGCGAACCTCTACTGGTTCCGTAAAGACTGGTTCGACCGCCCTGATCTGCAAGAAAAATTCAAAGCAAAATATGGCTATGACCTAGGTGTTCCTGTCAATTGGTCTGCTTACGAAGATATCGCTGAATTCTTCTCCAAGGATGTGAAGGAAATTGACGGTACCGCAATTTATGGTCACATGGATTACGGCAAGCGCGCTCCTGACCTTGGTTGGCGTATGACTGATGCCTGGCTGTCCATGGCCGGTGCTGGTTCCAAAGGTGAGCCAAACGGTGTTCCAATCGATGAATGGGGCATCCGTATGGAAAAAGGCTCCTGTAATCCAGCTGGTGCATCTGTCACCCGCGGCGGTGCTGCCAACGGCCCAGCGGCTGTTTACGCGATCCGTAAATGGGATGAATGGCTGCGTAACTATGCCCCTCCAGGTGCTGCTTCCTATGACTTTTACCAGTCTTTGCCTGCACTTAGCCAAGGCAACGTAGCTCAGCAGATCTTCTGGTACACTGCCTTTACCGCTGATATGGTGAAGCCGAAGTCAGAAGGCAACAACACTGTTGACGATGCAGGCAAGCCACTATGGCGCATGGCTCCATCACCACATGGTCCATATTGGGAAGAAGGCCAGAAAGTTGGCTATCAGGACGTGGGTTCCTGGACTATCCTGAAATCCACTCCGGTTGATCGCGCCAAAGCGGCTTGGCTCTATGCTCAGTTCGTGGTCTCCAAGACCGTTGACGTGAAAAAATCCCATGTTGGTCTGACCTTCATTCGTGACAGCTCTGTAAATCATGAGAGCTTCACCGAGCGTGCAGGCAAACTTGGTGGTCTGGTCGAGTTCTACCGCTCTCCTGATCGTGTTGCATGGTCCCCAACAGGCATCAACGTGCCTGATTATCCAAAGTTGGCTCAGTTGTGGTGGCAGCAAATCGGTGACGTGAACTCCGGAGCCTTCACCCCTCAGGAAGCTATGGATCGTCTTGCATCCGAGATGGACACCATCATGGCTCGTATGGAGCGCGCGGATAAAGGTGCCAACGTTTATGGCGGCTGTGGTCCACGCCTCAACGAAGAGAAAGACGCCGAATGGTGGTTCAAAAACGGTGGTGCCAAGCCAAAGCTTGCCAACGAAAAGCCACAGGGTCAGACCGTCAATTATGACGAACTGGTCGCACGTTGGGCCAAGAACTAA
- a CDS encoding glycosyltransferase family 2 protein, with product MAKPILSFISAVYNKADVLAETLACLRTQRGFSVNELEFVFVDDKSTDGSLEFLQKEAEQDSRVTVISDGKNMGPAIRFNQAAKAAKGNWVLALDADDILPVNAAQVMLNECLTNEAQLVFGKSKRSLDVVEIPYDANVQRPADPLAFAARKKIVRMGILAERTLWLEAGGADESVFIQDQSLPLRLSAKAEQIAYIEDYVYFLRPADDSNLSANVMQQHHDRFFSLLPFLKQDISAEARKAIVSQISSTIWKSHRDNGRALPQLSGAHWQYLLHKITGKENSDQELAATADQLRALPNIRRPD from the coding sequence ATGGCGAAACCAATTCTTAGCTTCATCAGCGCTGTTTACAACAAAGCCGATGTTCTTGCCGAGACGCTGGCATGTTTGAGAACCCAGCGCGGCTTTTCCGTCAACGAATTAGAGTTCGTCTTTGTCGATGACAAGTCCACGGATGGATCTCTTGAATTCCTGCAAAAAGAAGCTGAACAAGATAGCCGGGTGACTGTCATCTCCGATGGCAAGAACATGGGACCCGCCATCCGCTTCAATCAAGCTGCAAAAGCAGCAAAAGGCAACTGGGTGTTGGCTTTGGATGCTGACGACATTCTGCCGGTTAATGCAGCTCAAGTCATGCTGAATGAGTGTTTGACCAATGAAGCTCAGCTGGTATTTGGCAAATCAAAGCGCAGCCTGGATGTGGTTGAGATCCCTTATGATGCGAATGTTCAGCGACCTGCCGATCCTCTGGCCTTCGCTGCCAGGAAAAAAATCGTGCGCATGGGCATTCTGGCGGAGCGCACGCTTTGGCTGGAAGCTGGTGGGGCTGATGAGAGCGTCTTCATTCAGGATCAATCCTTGCCGCTTCGTCTGAGCGCCAAAGCAGAGCAAATCGCCTATATTGAGGATTATGTCTATTTTCTAAGACCGGCTGATGACAGCAACTTATCCGCCAATGTCATGCAGCAGCATCACGACCGCTTCTTCTCTCTGTTGCCATTTTTGAAGCAAGACATATCGGCTGAAGCGCGCAAAGCTATCGTCAGTCAGATTTCTTCGACAATTTGGAAAAGCCATCGTGACAATGGCAGGGCTCTGCCGCAATTGTCAGGCGCACACTGGCAATATCTTTTGCATAAGATCACCGGTAAAGAGAATAGCGATCAAGAGCTTGCTGCAACTGCAGATCAATTGCGCGCCCTACCCAATATCAGACGTCCTGATTGA
- a CDS encoding ABC transporter ATP-binding protein: protein MAKITLSNLRHSYYPNPSKPDDYALKHLDLSWEDGGAYALLGPSGCGKSTLLNIISGLLVPSEGKILFDDKDVTHLKPAERNIAQVFQFPVIYDTMTVFDNLAFPLRNRQVDEATVKSRVEAIADMLEVTDMLGTKAAGLSPDNKQKISMGRGLVRDDINVVMFDEPLTVIDPHLKWKLRSKLKELHQELKATMIYVTHDQTEALTFADQVVVMQEGEVVQIGTPVELFERPTHTFVGHFIGSPGMNILPCEVSGGKAMFNGQSITLEGEIEAGEGKSNEIGIRPEHVTIADNGLEAVVSKVSDVGRHNVVEAMVGGTKVASITEESAPNLGESIHLQFDPAKTRLYRDGWIATKSAGA from the coding sequence ATGGCAAAAATTACTCTTTCGAACCTGCGTCACTCCTATTATCCCAATCCATCAAAGCCGGATGATTACGCGCTTAAGCATCTCGATCTGTCTTGGGAAGATGGTGGTGCTTATGCGCTGTTGGGCCCTTCGGGCTGTGGCAAGTCTACCCTTCTTAACATTATTTCCGGCCTGCTCGTGCCATCTGAGGGGAAAATTCTCTTTGATGATAAGGATGTTACGCATCTAAAGCCGGCCGAACGCAATATCGCTCAGGTTTTCCAGTTCCCGGTCATCTATGACACCATGACTGTGTTCGACAATCTGGCTTTCCCGCTTCGCAACCGTCAGGTCGATGAAGCAACCGTGAAATCCCGCGTCGAAGCCATTGCCGATATGCTGGAAGTCACCGACATGTTGGGCACAAAGGCAGCTGGCCTGTCTCCTGACAACAAACAGAAAATCTCCATGGGCCGCGGTCTGGTGCGCGATGATATCAATGTTGTGATGTTTGACGAACCTCTGACCGTGATCGACCCACATCTGAAGTGGAAGTTGCGCTCCAAGCTCAAGGAGCTTCATCAGGAGCTTAAAGCCACCATGATCTATGTGACCCACGACCAGACAGAGGCATTGACCTTTGCCGATCAGGTAGTGGTGATGCAGGAAGGCGAGGTGGTGCAGATTGGCACTCCAGTCGAACTGTTCGAGCGCCCAACCCACACCTTCGTTGGCCACTTCATCGGATCCCCGGGCATGAATATTCTTCCATGTGAAGTGTCTGGCGGCAAAGCCATGTTCAATGGCCAATCAATCACCTTGGAAGGCGAAATTGAAGCAGGCGAGGGCAAGAGCAACGAAATTGGTATTCGCCCTGAACATGTAACAATTGCCGACAACGGCTTGGAAGCGGTGGTGAGCAAAGTCTCCGATGTCGGTCGCCATAATGTGGTGGAAGCAATGGTCGGTGGAACCAAGGTTGCATCCATCACGGAAGAAAGTGCGCCCAATCTAGGCGAGAGCATCCATTTGCAATTCGATCCTGCCAAAACACGCCTCTATCGCGATGGCTGGATTGCAACCAAAAGTGCGGGAGCTTGA
- a CDS encoding DUF1523 family protein, which yields MVIFKWVVGILIAVMLGLFLHYTLPSRDIVQIVGTDVKRMDIGNSIFWASPDAGTNKESTRDVRFINVTFPDGKPFVYRNEDTDWSWPPYFKFDSGTVTAQAQSLAKQDDVWVAVRHYGWRIKLFTIFPNAVSIKQVSGPNEFLFPWFNTIFFLLLGAIFYGVYRLMATIKERQVDPVLESIEETADNVSRYAEETHSAAQEKAQNVEKGLKGWFKRWFGETKK from the coding sequence ATGGTCATTTTTAAATGGGTGGTGGGCATCCTGATTGCGGTGATGCTGGGATTGTTTCTTCACTATACCCTGCCCTCTCGCGATATCGTTCAGATCGTTGGAACAGACGTCAAACGGATGGATATCGGAAATTCTATTTTTTGGGCATCACCAGATGCTGGCACCAATAAAGAATCCACTCGCGATGTTCGCTTCATCAATGTTACCTTCCCGGATGGAAAACCCTTTGTCTATCGCAATGAGGATACCGACTGGAGCTGGCCGCCTTACTTCAAGTTCGACAGCGGGACAGTGACCGCACAAGCCCAATCACTTGCCAAACAAGACGATGTCTGGGTTGCGGTAAGGCATTATGGCTGGCGCATCAAGCTTTTCACAATTTTCCCAAATGCCGTTAGCATCAAACAGGTGTCGGGTCCGAATGAGTTCCTCTTCCCGTGGTTCAATACAATCTTCTTCTTGCTCCTAGGTGCCATCTTCTATGGCGTCTATCGCCTTATGGCGACCATCAAGGAACGTCAGGTAGACCCTGTTTTGGAGAGCATTGAAGAGACCGCAGACAATGTAAGCCGCTATGCCGAGGAAACCCACTCGGCTGCGCAGGAAAAAGCGCAAAATGTTGAGAAGGGCCTGAAAGGCTGGTTCAAACGCTGGTTTGGTGAGACGAAAAAGTAA
- a CDS encoding DUF2160 domain-containing protein: MLSWMAWTWPTALVFIGIFSAMTVLTVLEIRHPGGAERLGALGLVTTRGDRLFISLLGSVYIFLAWLGLFGMPLWIPLGLAICWGIFCFWKV, translated from the coding sequence ATGCTTAGCTGGATGGCATGGACCTGGCCAACCGCATTGGTCTTCATCGGAATTTTCTCTGCAATGACGGTTTTGACAGTCTTGGAAATCCGTCACCCAGGTGGAGCAGAAAGACTGGGAGCCCTCGGGCTGGTAACCACACGAGGTGATCGTCTGTTCATCTCGCTCCTGGGCTCGGTTTACATCTTCCTTGCCTGGCTTGGTCTGTTTGGTATGCCGCTTTGGATCCCTCTGGGGTTGGCAATCTGTTGGGGGATTTTCTGCTTCTGGAAAGTTTGA
- a CDS encoding ABC transporter substrate-binding protein, translating to MLNRRDFLAWSAVGLSTTLTAGAVNSLFPAPAIAQGLDSLTIYGPPAGPSIALAHLVQSGALKDHAQKVKFELWRNPDQLRAGVLSGKMQITGTPSYVAANLYNRGVDVHMGSIVTWGLLYLMSREGKVSSIKDLQGKTILMPFKNDMPDLVFRAMAAKVGMKAGRDFKLQYTSTPPQAMKMLIAGKAEMAVLPEPAATASQMMGMKSGVGITRALDMQKEWGGTIGGGSKIPQAGMMISGKLAKERPELVDAFNKAMVTSGRWTCNNPASAAKIGATYLGLKAPIIERAIPFSNIDVKSGKASRSELERFYNVLKGMSPAIIGGKLPSENFYL from the coding sequence ATGCTTAATCGTCGTGACTTTCTTGCCTGGTCGGCTGTGGGCCTCAGCACCACTCTTACGGCTGGTGCAGTCAACTCACTCTTTCCTGCTCCAGCCATCGCACAAGGCTTGGACAGTCTGACCATCTATGGTCCTCCAGCCGGACCGTCCATTGCTCTGGCCCATTTGGTCCAGTCTGGGGCTCTGAAAGACCATGCCCAAAAGGTGAAGTTCGAGCTATGGCGCAATCCTGATCAACTGCGGGCGGGGGTGCTGTCTGGAAAAATGCAGATTACTGGTACGCCAAGCTATGTGGCGGCCAACCTCTATAACCGTGGTGTCGATGTCCATATGGGCAGCATCGTGACATGGGGCTTGCTCTACTTGATGTCTCGCGAAGGCAAGGTCTCTTCTATCAAGGACCTTCAAGGTAAGACGATCCTCATGCCATTTAAAAATGATATGCCGGATCTGGTCTTCCGTGCCATGGCGGCAAAAGTTGGTATGAAAGCAGGTCGCGATTTCAAACTGCAATATACCAGCACGCCGCCTCAAGCCATGAAAATGCTCATTGCTGGCAAAGCCGAAATGGCGGTGCTGCCAGAACCTGCTGCAACTGCATCCCAGATGATGGGCATGAAAAGCGGTGTTGGTATCACCCGTGCATTGGATATGCAGAAAGAGTGGGGTGGTACCATCGGTGGCGGATCGAAGATTCCACAGGCGGGTATGATGATTTCTGGTAAGCTTGCCAAAGAACGCCCAGAGCTTGTTGATGCCTTCAATAAAGCTATGGTCACATCCGGTCGTTGGACATGCAATAATCCCGCAAGTGCCGCTAAAATTGGCGCAACCTATCTTGGCCTGAAAGCACCAATTATCGAGCGAGCCATTCCATTCAGCAACATTGATGTGAAATCAGGCAAGGCATCTCGTTCAGAGCTGGAGCGTTTCTATAACGTGCTCAAAGGCATGTCTCCAGCCATCATCGGTGGTAAGCTGCCTAGTGAGAATTTCTACCTATAG
- a CDS encoding BlaI/MecI/CopY family transcriptional regulator: MRKKKKSEFLTEVELEFMTRLWELGEGTVRDVMAKLAPERDLAYTSAATIMRILEQKSFVSSRKEGKTHVYNALLTKDAYQTRFLKDVSAKLFDNTPAALVARLVDDEDLSEEALNEIRTLLERRVKNANDRNNI; this comes from the coding sequence ATGCGCAAAAAAAAGAAAAGCGAATTTCTTACCGAAGTCGAGTTGGAATTCATGACCCGACTATGGGAGCTGGGTGAGGGGACTGTGCGTGATGTCATGGCTAAATTGGCGCCGGAGCGCGATCTGGCCTACACGTCCGCAGCAACGATCATGAGGATTCTGGAGCAGAAGAGTTTTGTCAGCAGCAGAAAAGAGGGCAAGACGCATGTCTATAATGCCCTGCTGACAAAGGATGCGTACCAGACACGGTTCTTGAAGGATGTCTCAGCAAAGCTGTTTGACAATACGCCTGCAGCGCTGGTGGCTCGATTGGTCGACGATGAAGACCTGTCCGAGGAAGCGCTGAACGAGATCCGTACTCTGTTGGAGAGGAGGGTGAAAAATGCCAACGATAGGAACAATATTTGA
- a CDS encoding M56 family metallopeptidase: MPTIGTIFDVYLNINILLLVTIGVWAITRLAMQGMGMSFAYGLKLRLIKSLVLTCFIAPVLVVLYDVYVRQNGVATSYSLSISDLIVSQYLQGSFDMKAADLEVFLALRTRLTEDVLAADSMFALALLTALATGLTVGAIRLAVSMVKLANILSKCFEWRQFGSLHLLLSDSVTTPFSTRGLIKRYVILPTSMLENGKDLQIALGHELQHIRQRDTEWEIALEFMRPFFFWNPAFLVLKRQIERLRELSCDQQVIVRRNISVQDYCECLLRTCETGLKKRELFLGAMPRVAFVQLDKSPIGSNSAKFLHHRLVSLLEGEKHQRHALTLLAFMVPVLSLVGLASILMQKPNDWSHERIMFSTVLNLDRLAERSQR; encoded by the coding sequence ATGCCAACGATAGGAACAATATTTGATGTTTATCTGAACATTAATATTCTGTTGCTTGTCACAATAGGGGTTTGGGCGATTACGCGCCTGGCTATGCAAGGGATGGGGATGTCCTTTGCCTATGGCTTGAAACTCCGATTGATCAAATCACTGGTTCTCACCTGCTTCATCGCCCCTGTCTTGGTCGTGCTCTATGATGTCTATGTGAGGCAAAATGGTGTTGCGACGAGCTATTCTCTATCTATTTCCGATCTGATTGTCTCTCAATATCTGCAAGGCAGTTTTGATATGAAGGCCGCTGATCTGGAGGTGTTTCTTGCTCTGCGTACACGATTGACCGAGGATGTTTTGGCCGCCGATAGCATGTTCGCCTTGGCTCTTTTGACTGCGCTGGCAACCGGTCTCACAGTTGGAGCCATTCGTCTTGCTGTCAGCATGGTGAAACTCGCCAATATTTTGTCGAAATGCTTCGAATGGCGTCAGTTCGGCTCTCTTCATCTGCTGCTGTCTGACAGCGTTACAACACCATTCTCTACGCGCGGTTTGATCAAGCGCTATGTCATCCTGCCCACCAGCATGTTGGAAAATGGCAAGGATCTGCAAATTGCTCTTGGTCATGAGCTTCAGCATATTCGTCAAAGAGACACCGAATGGGAAATTGCGCTGGAATTCATGCGTCCATTCTTTTTCTGGAACCCGGCTTTTCTGGTCCTCAAGCGCCAGATCGAGCGCTTGCGCGAGCTAAGCTGTGACCAGCAAGTGATTGTACGCCGGAATATCAGCGTGCAGGACTATTGCGAATGCCTGCTGCGGACCTGCGAAACTGGCCTGAAAAAACGTGAACTCTTCCTAGGTGCCATGCCAAGGGTCGCATTCGTTCAACTGGATAAATCACCGATTGGCAGCAACTCAGCAAAGTTCCTGCACCATCGTTTGGTCTCTCTCCTGGAGGGTGAGAAGCATCAGCGCCATGCCTTAACGTTGTTGGCTTTCATGGTGCCAGTTCTGAGCCTGGTGGGGCTTGCATCCATCCTGATGCAAAAACCCAATGACTGGAGTCATGAACGCATCATGTTCTCAACGGTCCTCAATCTGGACCGTTTGGCCGAAAGAAGTCAGCGATAA
- a CDS encoding carbohydrate ABC transporter permease, whose protein sequence is MKTENQKAWFFVLPVLLLVAFNALIPMMTVVNYSVQETFGDNLFFWQGLDWFQQILNSERFHNALGRQFLFTGLILAIEIPLGIAIALAMPRKGFWVPVCLVTMALPMLIPWNVVGAMWNIFTLPDIGLLGYFMNHTLGIDYNMTQDPFAAWVTIIVMDVWHWTSLVVLLSYAGLVSIPDAFYQAAEVDGASRWSIFRYIQLPKMKQVLTIAILLRFMDSFNIYTEPFTLTGGGPGNSTTLLSIDLVKIALGQFDLGPAAAMSLIYFAITLLVSWLFYTLMNRDVQK, encoded by the coding sequence ATGAAAACCGAAAATCAAAAAGCCTGGTTTTTTGTGCTGCCTGTTTTGCTTCTGGTAGCCTTCAACGCCCTGATCCCGATGATGACCGTGGTCAATTATTCGGTTCAGGAAACCTTTGGCGATAACCTTTTCTTCTGGCAAGGATTGGACTGGTTCCAGCAGATCCTGAATTCAGAGCGCTTTCACAATGCTCTGGGCCGTCAATTCCTGTTCACCGGCCTGATCCTCGCGATTGAAATCCCACTGGGTATCGCGATTGCGCTGGCCATGCCACGCAAAGGCTTCTGGGTACCGGTTTGTCTTGTAACCATGGCACTACCTATGTTGATCCCTTGGAACGTGGTTGGTGCGATGTGGAACATCTTCACCTTGCCGGATATCGGTCTGCTGGGGTATTTCATGAACCACACACTGGGCATTGACTACAACATGACCCAGGATCCATTTGCGGCATGGGTGACCATCATCGTCATGGATGTGTGGCACTGGACGTCTCTTGTAGTGCTGCTGTCCTATGCAGGTCTTGTTTCCATCCCGGATGCCTTCTATCAGGCAGCGGAAGTGGATGGAGCATCCCGCTGGTCCATATTCCGCTACATCCAGCTGCCAAAAATGAAGCAGGTGCTGACCATCGCAATCCTTTTGCGCTTCATGGATAGTTTCAACATCTATACCGAGCCCTTCACTCTGACCGGTGGCGGACCGGGCAATTCAACCACCTTGCTTTCAATTGATCTGGTGAAGATTGCCCTCGGTCAGTTTGATCTGGGTCCGGCTGCCGCCATGTCACTCATCTATTTCGCAATCACCCTGCTGGTTTCATGGCTCTTCTATACGCTCATGAACCGCGATGTGCAGAAATAA
- a CDS encoding ABC transporter ATP-binding protein, whose product MTLELKGITKRVDGRLHIKETSLRLEPGHFNVLLGETGAGKTSLIKLMAGLDRCASGSILMEGVDVTKQNTQQRNISLVHQFFVNYPHMSVFDNIASPLKVAGMAKSEIEGRVEEAADLLQLRPMLHRRPHELSGGQQQRTALARAIAKESNAVFLDEPLANLDYKLREELRAQLPELFAGRGAVVVYATSEPEEALLLGGQTALMQDGNVTQFGKTADIYRNPADLVSASVFSDPPINSARVTKKGDEIRLDAHVKWTATGEASGLADGEYDVAVRPHYVSPVRIADRHVPMTGTVQVTELTGSESSAHFKLGDQSWVSLSQGVHPYQVGEDHEFFMDPDHCFYFLPNGQRAR is encoded by the coding sequence ATGACATTAGAACTCAAGGGCATCACGAAGCGAGTTGATGGCCGCCTCCATATTAAAGAGACATCTCTACGCCTTGAGCCAGGGCATTTCAATGTTCTGCTCGGCGAAACCGGGGCAGGCAAGACATCGCTGATCAAATTGATGGCAGGTCTTGATCGCTGTGCGTCCGGCTCCATCCTGATGGAGGGGGTGGATGTGACAAAACAGAATACCCAGCAACGCAATATCTCGCTGGTGCATCAGTTCTTCGTCAACTATCCCCATATGAGCGTTTTTGACAATATCGCATCCCCTTTGAAAGTTGCGGGTATGGCGAAATCCGAGATTGAGGGACGGGTAGAGGAAGCGGCAGACTTGTTGCAGCTACGTCCAATGCTGCATCGTCGCCCGCATGAGCTATCAGGTGGCCAGCAGCAGCGTACTGCGTTGGCCCGCGCCATTGCCAAGGAAAGCAATGCAGTTTTCCTTGATGAGCCTTTGGCCAACCTTGATTACAAATTACGCGAGGAACTGCGCGCACAATTGCCTGAATTGTTTGCTGGTCGCGGGGCTGTGGTCGTATATGCAACATCCGAACCCGAGGAGGCGTTGCTTCTTGGAGGGCAAACGGCCTTGATGCAGGACGGCAATGTAACCCAGTTCGGCAAAACTGCGGACATCTATCGCAATCCAGCAGATCTTGTTTCTGCAAGTGTATTTTCTGATCCTCCAATCAATTCAGCTCGGGTTACCAAGAAAGGCGATGAAATTCGCCTTGATGCCCATGTGAAGTGGACTGCAACTGGTGAAGCTTCTGGGCTCGCTGATGGAGAGTATGATGTTGCAGTTCGTCCCCACTATGTCAGCCCGGTACGCATTGCAGACCGTCATGTTCCCATGACCGGAACAGTTCAGGTGACCGAACTGACTGGTTCAGAATCCAGTGCTCACTTCAAATTGGGTGATCAGAGCTGGGTTTCTCTTTCACAAGGGGTCCATCCCTATCAGGTAGGAGAGGACCATGAGTTTTTCATGGATCCAGATCACTGCTTCTACTTCCTCCCCAATGGCCAACGGGCACGATAG